Within the Candidatus Dependentiae bacterium genome, the region TGCTATTGATGCTGAAGCTACAGCTGAAAAAATGCGTCGTGAAGCTATAGGCCAAGCAGAAGCTATCTTATCTATTAGAAATGCTGAAGCAGAAGGTATTCAAAAAACACTTGATGCAAAAGCTGAAGGCTATACGCGTTTAATTAAAGCGTGTGGTAACGATGCACAAGCGGCAGCTACCATGTTAATGGTTGAAAAACTTGAACAAATAGTCAGCCTGCAAACTGAAGCTATCAAAAATATAAAGATTGATAAAATAACGGTATGGGATAGTGGTTCTGGTGATAAAGGTAGCTCAACTGCTAATTTTATGAGCAACATGGCAAAATCTTTGCCACCTCTTCATGAGGTTGCTGCTATGGCAGGTATTAATTTACCACAGTATTTAGGACAATTAAATCCTGAAACTAACACAGCAACAGCTAAAACAGAACACAAACAAGCTAAAAAAGAAAAAGAATTAGCGTAACTTTTCTAAAATAGTAAAAGATAAGAGCTTTTAGATAATTCTAAAAGCTCTTATCTTTTTGATTTTTTAGTCTATTAGAGCCCCTTGAGCTTGTTAAAAGCATTAGTGATCATTTTAAATACAGCATCAGCTTGAGGGTTATTAAGATTTTTATCTGGATGCCATTTAAGTCCCAAGGTTCTATATGCCTTGCTTATGTCAGCCTGGGATGCTTCTGGAGCAACATTAAGTATTTCTGCAGCAGAAGCGTCTTTGTAAAGGGCTAAGGCTTTTTGTGCGTCTTTAGGGTCAATTTGTGTTAAAGGTGTTCTTTTAATAACGGGTGCTAGTTTTCTGTAGTTTATTACTTTTGTGGTAATGTCGCTTTCTTTGACGTTGTTGCCTAGCGGGTAACCGCGCTCAGTTTTTCCTCTCAAGCCAAATAAAGGTCCTGATTGAGGGCCAAATACTAATTTGTTATTTTCAGCTGTTGCGCGAACATAGATGGTTTTACCAGGTGTAAACTCATACAAATAAACTGATAGAGGTTTATTTATTTGAGGCTCTTGTAGAGAGAGTATAAGTTGGTTTTTTTTGTTTAAATCAAGAGTTGCGTAGGTATACTTGGTAGAATCGAGCTTAAGTAAATCGTAATTTTTAGCTTCATCTTTAGGGTTGATTGTCGATTTACCTAAACTATAATAAATAGGGGTACTAAGCTTATTCCAAAGTTCAAAATTAGCATCAGCTTTGCCTGAAGAGCTATAAAAAAATAAAAGTGCCGTAGTTACAAGTAAATGAGATAGCTTCATGATTTCTCCGTCAGTTTATGTTAAAATTATAAAAAGCTCTTTTGTTTTAAATATGACAAATAGCATATGAATATGTCAATAATAAATAATAAGTTAACCCATATAACGAGAGACCTTTATGCATAAAGATTTTAGTATAGTAAAAAAACGACGCCAAGAGTTACTGCATGCCCTTAAAAAAGAGCATCCAGACAAAAAAGGTATAGTGCTTCTTTTTGGCGCTTTTGAACAAGAACGGTACCGTTTTCGTCAAGAAAGTTCTTTTTACTATTTAACAAATATAGAAGAGCCAGGTATAGCACTTACATTAGAACTTGACGGCATGGCTCAGGTGTATATACCACAATACAGTGAGTCGCGAGCTAAATGGGTAGATTCTTTTCTGTTAAATGCGTCGGCTAATGTACTTGCAAACATGGGTATTGATAAGCTTGAGCCGCTTGGTGAAGCTTGCAAGGGGTATGCACTTTCAAGTAATTGTAATACAGCTGAGTATACTCATCTACTTAGTTTTAT harbors:
- a CDS encoding J domain-containing protein, whose amino-acid sequence is MKLSHLLVTTALLFFYSSSGKADANFELWNKLSTPIYYSLGKSTINPKDEAKNYDLLKLDSTKYTYATLDLNKKNQLILSLQEPQINKPLSVYLYEFTPGKTIYVRATAENNKLVFGPQSGPLFGLRGKTERGYPLGNNVKESDITTKVINYRKLAPVIKRTPLTQIDPKDAQKALALYKDASAAEILNVAPEASQADISKAYRTLGLKWHPDKNLNNPQADAVFKMITNAFNKLKGL